One window of the Zea mays cultivar B73 chromosome 3, Zm-B73-REFERENCE-NAM-5.0, whole genome shotgun sequence genome contains the following:
- the LOC100286142 gene encoding pyridoxal phosphate enzyme: protein MAATAAEGVAATALRAVLGRAGMAAERSGCAAEAVRVVAVGKTKPVSMLRQLYDAGHRCFGENYVQEFVTKAPQLPQDTRWHFIGHLQSNKVKPLLAAVPNLDMVEGVDNEKIANHLDRAVNSLGRQPLKVLVQVNTSGEESKSGIDPSKCVDLAKHVKLACPHLIFSGLMTIGMKDYSSTPENFKALVNCKLEVCKALDIPTEQFELSMGMSGDFEQAIEMGSTNVRIGSTIFGPREYPNKRQN from the exons ATGGCAGCGACTGCGGCGGAGGGGGTGGCCGCGACGGCGCTGCGAGCCGTGCTGGGGCGGGCGGGTATGGCGGCGGAGCGGTCGGGGTGCGCCGCGGAGGCGGTACGGGTTGTGGCGGTGGGGAAGACCAAGCCTGTTTCGATGCTGCGGCAGCTATACGACGCGGGCCACCGCTGCTTCGGCGAGAACTACGTGCAGGAGTTCGTCACCAAGGCCCCCCAG CTTCCGCAAGATACCCGGTGGCATTTTATCGGGCACCTGCAGAGCAACAAAGTGAAACCACTGTTAG CTGCTGTTCCAAATCTTGATATGGTTGAGGGCGTAGACAATGAAAAG ATTGCTAACCACCTAGATCGAGCTGTCAACAGTTTGGGAAGGCAGCCTTTGAAAGTTTTGGTTCAAGTGAACACTAGTGGAGAAGAAT CTAAATCTGGAATCGATCCCTCCAAATGTGTCGACCTTGCTAAGCATGTGAAACTAGCATGCCCACACCTAATATTTTCAGGTCTGATGACAATAGGTATGAAAGACTACTCGTCAACACCAGAAAATTTTAAG GCATTGGTTAATTGTAAGCTTGAAGTTTGCAAGGCCCTTGACATACCAACAGAACAGTTTGAACTCTCCATGGGAATGTCTGGTGACTTTGAGCAAGCG ATTGAGATGGGCAGCACGAATGTGAGGATTGGATCAACCATTTTTGGACCAAGGGAGTATCCAAACAAAAGGCAGAACTAG
- the LOC100194115 gene encoding uncharacterized protein isoform X1 translates to MASPGDAEGITISMGELSVEAATSSANGGGDVAAVDQDDVWEDVSDSHGHASTLDREWIHRQNQFQKMGYRDGITQGQKDSAQEGFNAGFRQSVNAGYKWGLVRGVASSALANLPDSLKEKLVPDVQCRGKLQDLHSSVREISADDALQMFHESIRQSNPPSEGSGSYVVASATDGATEPNRMKSLPKDLVLLLRECSDIKVSKELAWDS, encoded by the exons ATGGCCAGCCCAGGGGATGCGGAGGGCATCACCATCTCCATGGGGGAGCTGAGCGTAGAAGCAGCGACTTCGTCAG CTAACGGCGGTGGTGATGTTGCCGCTGTCGACCAGGATGATGTGTGGGAAGATGTTTCAGATTCTCATGGGCACGCGTCTACCTTAGACAGAGAATGGATCCACAGGCAGAACCAGTTTCAAAAG ATGGGCTATCGGGACGGAATAACACAAGGGCAGAAGGACTCTGCCCAGGAAGGCTTCAATGCTGGGTTCAGGCAATCTGTAAACGCTGGCTACAAGTGGGGCCTTGTTCGCGGGGTTGCCAG TAGTGCGCTAGCCAATCTTCCAGACAGCTTGAAAGAGAAACTGGTGCCGGACGTCCAGTGCAGAGGGAAACTACAGGATCTGCACAGCTCCGTGCGAGAAATATCAGCAGATGACGCTCTCCAGATGTTCCACGAGAGTATCCGCCAGAGTAACCCTCCGTCAGAGGGGTCAGGATCATATGTAGTAGCATCAGCCACCGATGGAGCTACGGAACCAAACAGGATGAAAAGCCTACCGAAGGATCTCGTGTTGTTGCTGCGTGAATGCTCGGATATCAAAGTCAGCAAGGAGTTGGCGTGGGATTCATGA
- the LOC100194115 gene encoding uncharacterized protein isoform X2, producing the protein MASPGDAEGITISMGELSVEAATSSANGGGDVAAVDQDDVWEDVSDSHGHASTLDREWIHRQNQFQKMGYRDGITQGQKDSAQEGFNAGFRQSVNAGYKWGLVRGVASALANLPDSLKEKLVPDVQCRGKLQDLHSSVREISADDALQMFHESIRQSNPPSEGSGSYVVASATDGATEPNRMKSLPKDLVLLLRECSDIKVSKELAWDS; encoded by the exons ATGGCCAGCCCAGGGGATGCGGAGGGCATCACCATCTCCATGGGGGAGCTGAGCGTAGAAGCAGCGACTTCGTCAG CTAACGGCGGTGGTGATGTTGCCGCTGTCGACCAGGATGATGTGTGGGAAGATGTTTCAGATTCTCATGGGCACGCGTCTACCTTAGACAGAGAATGGATCCACAGGCAGAACCAGTTTCAAAAG ATGGGCTATCGGGACGGAATAACACAAGGGCAGAAGGACTCTGCCCAGGAAGGCTTCAATGCTGGGTTCAGGCAATCTGTAAACGCTGGCTACAAGTGGGGCCTTGTTCGCGGGGTTGCCAG TGCGCTAGCCAATCTTCCAGACAGCTTGAAAGAGAAACTGGTGCCGGACGTCCAGTGCAGAGGGAAACTACAGGATCTGCACAGCTCCGTGCGAGAAATATCAGCAGATGACGCTCTCCAGATGTTCCACGAGAGTATCCGCCAGAGTAACCCTCCGTCAGAGGGGTCAGGATCATATGTAGTAGCATCAGCCACCGATGGAGCTACGGAACCAAACAGGATGAAAAGCCTACCGAAGGATCTCGTGTTGTTGCTGCGTGAATGCTCGGATATCAAAGTCAGCAAGGAGTTGGCGTGGGATTCATGA
- the LOC100274865 gene encoding uncharacterized protein LOC100274865 — MVQRKPARKRKEPKCPDAVPAWGGGRGPGSRAGDGGIAPAQLPNYMRATSCSGAKAGAAQAHSAPQPGRASVARAAAAAPRAGRATCSSAMKGPGARACPYAFCSVKGHAHAPPLRSFVAARRRGQQSMKLKGASPFRKPTVGWDASRGDVSAEGLGAASVGGSCASSGVVSVERSTTTRHRGREEKKALVVEVADHECDDDLGAGESDISEELGANHGGNSTEGGISSVDSISSSLSGISYQDVSSACAYGASSHHHHQRRRTSEEKGAQQLRPSKPGPKAEKVGLRHEAVDGRRAAEEWMVDYALRKEVKRLARAQKRKVEMLVQAFESVLPTVAIASEKKPGQHDGLRKHACS, encoded by the exons ATGGTGCAGAGGAAGCCCGCGCGCAAGCGCAAGGAGCCCAAATGCCCCGACGCCGTGCCGGCCTGGGGCGGCGGCCGTGGCCCGGGAAGCAGGGCTGGCGATGGCGGCATAGCCCCGGCGCAACTCCCCAACTACATGAGGGCGACGAGCTGCTCCGGCGCCAAGGCCGGCGCCGCACAAGCCCACTCCGCGCCGCAGCCGGGGAGGGCGAGCGTGGCGCGGGCGGCTGCCGCGGCGCCGCGGGCGGGCAGGGCCACGTGCTCCTCCGCCATGAAGGGGCCCGGGGCGCGCGCGTGCCCGTACGCGTTCTGCTCCGTCAAGGGCCACGCCCACGCGCCGCCCCTGCGCAGCTTCGTGGCGGCGCGGAGGCGGGGGCAGCAGAGCATGAAGCTCAAGGGCGCCTCGCCGTTCCGCAAGCCCACGGTGGGTTGGGACGCGAGCCGCGGCGACGTCTCCGCGGAGGGCCTGGGCGCGGCTTCCGTGGGCGGTTCGTGCGCGTCCAGCGGCGTGGTCTCGGTTGAGCGGTCGACGACGACCAGGCATCGCGGGCGTGAAGAGAAGAAGgccttggtggtggaggtggcggaTCATGAATGCGACGACGACTTGGGCGCCGGCGAGTCTGACATCTCCGAGGAGCTGGGTGCGAACCATGGAGGAAACAGTACTGAAG GTGGCATATCGTCGGTCGACAGCATTTCCAGCTCGCTCAGTGGGATAAGCTACCAAGACGTTAGCTCTGCCTGTGCCTACGGAGCATCCTCTCATCATCACCATCAGAGGAGGAGGACATCCGAAGAAAAGGGTGCCCAGCAACTGCGTCCTTCCAAACCCGGTCCAAAGGCGGAGAAGGTCGGTCTCAGACATGAGGCGGTGGACGGTCGGAGGGCCGCTGAGGAGTGGATGGTCGACTACGCTCTCCGGAAGGAAGTCAAGAGGCTGGCTCGTGCTCAGAAGAGGAAAGTTGAGATGCTTGTCCAGGCCTTCGAATCTGTTCTGCCCACGGTAGCAATAGCAAGCGAGAAGAAGCCCGGGCAACACGATGGCCTTCGAAAGCATGCATGTAGCTGA